The following proteins are encoded in a genomic region of Deinococcus cellulosilyticus NBRC 106333 = KACC 11606:
- a CDS encoding aldo/keto reductase, translating to MQYLRLGKSGLNVSRICLGTMTYGDPGWRDWVLPEEQSRPFIQKALEAGINFFDTADMYSLGRSEEVVGRALKDFARREDVVIATKVYWPMGEGVNNRGLSRKHIMDAVHASLKRLGTDHIDLYQIHRYDANTPLEETLEALHDLVKLGMVRYIGASSMFAYQFARSLYLADLKSWTRFVSMQNHYNLVYREEEREMIPLCIEEGVGVIPWSPLARGFLTGNRKGGEAQTTRAKSDGFSHSLYGSETDHQIADRVAEVAGQHGVSSSQVAIAWMLSKPGITAPIIGASKLPHLEQAIAALDVKLSEEDVRHLEEPYCPRSVAGI from the coding sequence ATGCAATACCTTCGACTGGGAAAAAGTGGTCTGAATGTTTCTCGCATCTGCCTGGGCACCATGACCTACGGGGACCCGGGATGGCGGGACTGGGTGCTGCCTGAGGAGCAGAGCCGCCCGTTCATTCAAAAAGCCCTGGAAGCGGGCATCAACTTTTTTGACACGGCAGACATGTATTCACTGGGCAGAAGCGAAGAGGTCGTCGGACGTGCCCTGAAGGACTTTGCCCGACGGGAAGACGTGGTGATCGCCACCAAAGTCTACTGGCCGATGGGGGAGGGTGTGAACAACCGGGGCCTCTCCAGAAAGCACATCATGGACGCCGTGCACGCGAGCCTCAAAAGGCTGGGCACCGACCACATCGACCTCTACCAGATTCACCGTTATGATGCAAACACCCCCCTCGAAGAAACCCTGGAGGCCCTGCACGACCTGGTGAAACTGGGCATGGTGCGTTACATCGGGGCTTCGAGCATGTTCGCATATCAGTTTGCCAGGAGCCTCTACCTTGCCGACCTGAAAAGCTGGACGCGTTTCGTGAGCATGCAAAACCACTACAACCTGGTGTACCGGGAAGAAGAGCGGGAAATGATCCCTCTGTGCATTGAAGAAGGGGTGGGGGTGATCCCCTGGAGCCCCCTTGCAAGGGGTTTCCTCACCGGGAACCGCAAAGGGGGAGAGGCACAGACCACCCGTGCAAAAAGCGATGGCTTCAGCCACAGCCTGTACGGCAGCGAAACCGACCACCAGATTGCAGACCGGGTGGCCGAAGTTGCAGGGCAACACGGAGTGTCTTCTTCACAGGTTGCCATTGCCTGGATGCTCTCGAAACCCGGCATCACCGCGCCCATCATTGGAGCGAGCAAACTGCCGCATCTGGAGCAGGCGATAGCTGCACTGGATGTGAAACTTTCAGAAGAGGACGTGCGTCATCTGGAGGAACCTTACTGTCCTCGCAGTGTGGCTGGCATCTGA
- a CDS encoding DoxX family protein: MSTTQDLRTQIPEPTLTRVLFADTRLAPLWTILRIWLGWQWLHAGWGKVTNPAGVWVGDKAGVAIEGFLKGSLAKTQGDHPDVSGWYASFITHFALPNAELLSYMVAFGEVLIGIALILGIFSGIAAFFGGLMNANFLFAGTVSSNPIMLIAAFAIVLGWRVAGHYGLDRVVLPYLGVPGAPGKLFRKVTPQAKPAL, encoded by the coding sequence ATGAGCACCACACAAGACCTCCGTACACAAATCCCCGAACCCACCCTCACCCGCGTCCTCTTCGCAGACACCCGTCTCGCACCCCTCTGGACGATCCTCAGAATCTGGCTGGGCTGGCAGTGGCTGCACGCCGGATGGGGCAAAGTCACCAACCCCGCAGGGGTGTGGGTCGGAGACAAAGCCGGGGTGGCCATCGAAGGCTTCCTGAAAGGCTCACTGGCCAAAACCCAGGGGGACCACCCCGATGTGTCAGGCTGGTATGCCAGTTTCATCACCCACTTCGCGCTTCCAAATGCAGAACTGCTCTCTTACATGGTGGCGTTTGGTGAAGTGCTGATCGGGATTGCGCTGATCCTGGGGATCTTCAGTGGGATTGCAGCCTTCTTCGGCGGACTGATGAATGCAAACTTCCTGTTCGCGGGAACGGTGTCCTCGAACCCGATCATGCTGATTGCAGCGTTTGCGATCGTGCTGGGGTGGAGGGTGGCTGGGCATTACGGACTGGACCGTGTGGTGCTCCCTTACCTCGGTGTTCCCGGAGCGCCCGGTAAACTCTTCAGAAAAGTCACTCCTCAGGCGAAACCCGCCCTGTAA
- a CDS encoding diguanylate cyclase domain-containing protein — protein sequence MFQKIAVLIDHFHPYQSTVLTGIRHVLDQHNMGSTVLIGRNLHDPSPGIRRANDIYSLARTGDFAGLIVFSVSMGIYASDQDLNSFVDTFQPLPTVCIGRRVETYPTVEADNIHGMESLIHHLIEVRKFTRLAFMRGIPGNQDSEVREEVFRRCVTQKGLTVHEPWMLTGNFSSSGAQQALEAALKESSPDFQVVVCANDEMAHGAITLLSQRGIRVPEDIAVVGFDDSEEFRHVVPALTTVRQPFFEQGVQAAEALMKLLQNQPVDLQLLVPTRLVVRESCGASPAPAGAAEPAPQSPDLTLLEHMAAHWLEALQQKNPLHFLGFWRSLLLERPLLDEEFNHWQGLLLQASVRVEMELQETQWPGFSRLKDQAFTTLNSALQMVHSTRRIHNVTRAMHLPVMFSAGSSMELHTEIRQHLQHLSLKPHVLVLRDLEDETKSQVVLSDGVKGAETQPFPSHQILPSSLEGVLNASHTLVTPLFEPERMLGHLVYRPPSDLFFDEESLCYTLSRAVQHHLQQQRLVQNAERLEELVRSRTRELEALNLELQRSAFLDGLTGIYNRTAFKDHLARLWAQHLRKGAPLGLILCDVDHFKRYNDTYGHLQGDACLRQVAEVMASSIRRGDVVARFGGEEFVVLLPETRLSGVIQVAERIQQELQGLQIPHEGSDVSPFVTLSLGVTSQVPTCASSAEELVKTADLLLYEAKRQGRARWVDSGCD from the coding sequence ATGTTCCAGAAGATCGCGGTGTTGATCGACCATTTTCATCCTTACCAGAGCACCGTCCTCACCGGCATCCGCCATGTGCTGGACCAGCACAACATGGGGTCCACCGTGTTGATTGGTCGCAACCTGCACGATCCCAGCCCCGGAATCCGCAGGGCCAACGACATCTACAGCCTGGCCCGCACTGGAGATTTTGCCGGCCTGATTGTCTTTTCGGTGTCAATGGGGATTTACGCCAGTGATCAAGACCTCAATAGCTTTGTGGACACCTTTCAACCCCTTCCCACAGTGTGCATTGGCCGCAGGGTGGAAACGTACCCGACGGTGGAGGCAGACAACATCCACGGCATGGAAAGCCTCATCCACCACCTCATTGAAGTAAGAAAGTTCACCCGCCTGGCTTTCATGCGGGGCATCCCTGGCAACCAGGATTCTGAGGTGCGGGAAGAGGTGTTCAGGAGGTGTGTAACGCAGAAGGGCCTCACGGTGCATGAACCCTGGATGCTCACCGGGAACTTCTCCTCCAGCGGAGCCCAGCAGGCACTGGAGGCCGCATTGAAAGAAAGCAGCCCGGACTTTCAGGTGGTGGTGTGCGCCAACGATGAAATGGCGCACGGGGCCATCACCCTGCTCAGCCAGCGGGGAATCCGGGTGCCTGAGGACATTGCAGTGGTGGGCTTCGATGACAGCGAGGAATTCAGGCATGTGGTGCCTGCACTGACCACCGTGCGGCAGCCCTTTTTCGAGCAGGGTGTGCAGGCTGCAGAAGCCCTGATGAAGCTCCTGCAAAACCAGCCCGTAGATTTGCAGCTGTTGGTGCCGACCCGGCTGGTGGTGCGGGAATCCTGTGGAGCAAGCCCCGCTCCTGCGGGAGCCGCCGAACCTGCACCTCAATCTCCAGATTTGACCTTGCTGGAACACATGGCTGCCCACTGGCTGGAAGCCCTGCAGCAAAAAAACCCTTTGCACTTTCTGGGGTTCTGGCGGTCCCTCCTGCTCGAACGCCCACTTCTGGATGAGGAGTTCAACCACTGGCAGGGCTTGCTTTTGCAGGCGTCCGTTAGGGTGGAAATGGAGCTGCAAGAAACACAATGGCCCGGGTTCAGCCGCCTGAAAGACCAGGCGTTCACCACGCTGAACAGTGCCCTGCAGATGGTGCACTCCACCCGGCGCATCCACAACGTCACCCGGGCCATGCACCTGCCCGTGATGTTCTCGGCAGGCAGCAGCATGGAACTTCACACCGAGATCAGGCAGCACCTGCAGCACCTGTCCCTGAAACCGCACGTGCTGGTGCTGAGGGACCTCGAAGATGAAACGAAATCCCAGGTGGTGCTGTCGGATGGGGTCAAGGGTGCAGAAACACAGCCTTTCCCCAGCCACCAGATCCTGCCCAGCAGCCTGGAGGGGGTCCTGAATGCTTCACACACCCTGGTCACCCCCCTCTTTGAACCAGAAAGGATGCTCGGACATCTGGTGTACCGTCCGCCCAGCGACCTGTTCTTCGATGAAGAGTCCCTGTGCTACACCCTCAGCCGGGCTGTGCAGCATCACCTTCAGCAACAGAGGCTGGTGCAGAATGCTGAGCGTCTGGAAGAGCTGGTGCGTTCCCGCACCCGGGAACTGGAAGCCCTCAACCTGGAACTGCAACGCTCCGCATTTCTGGATGGCCTCACCGGGATTTACAACCGCACCGCTTTCAAGGACCACCTGGCCCGCCTGTGGGCACAGCACCTGCGCAAAGGGGCACCGCTCGGCCTGATCCTGTGCGATGTGGACCACTTCAAACGCTACAACGACACCTATGGGCACCTGCAGGGAGACGCCTGCCTCAGGCAGGTGGCAGAGGTGATGGCCTCCTCGATCCGCAGGGGGGACGTGGTGGCCCGCTTCGGAGGAGAGGAATTTGTGGTGCTTTTGCCTGAAACCAGGCTTTCTGGTGTCATTCAGGTGGCCGAGCGCATCCAGCAGGAGTTGCAGGGCCTGCAGATTCCCCATGAGGGCTCGGACGTTTCACCCTTTGTGACCCTCAGCCTTGGGGTCACCTCACAGGTTCCGACCTGCGCCTCCTCTGCTGAGGAACTGGTGAAAACAGCCGACCTGTTGCTGTATGAGGCCAAAAGGCAGGGGCGTGCCCGCTGGGTGGATTCGGGTTGCGACTGA